A window of Phocoena phocoena chromosome 6, mPhoPho1.1, whole genome shotgun sequence contains these coding sequences:
- the FBXW5 gene encoding F-box/WD repeat-containing protein 5 → MDEGGIPLLPDSLVYQIFLNLGPADVLAAGLVCHQWQAVSRDEFLWREQFYRYYQVARNVPRHPAATSWYEEFRRLYDTVPCVEVQTLEEHTDQVLHLSFSHSGYQFASCSKDCTVKIWNNDLTISLLHSADMRPYNWSYTQFSQFNQDDSLLLASGVFLGPHNSSSGEIAVISLDTFALLSRVRNKPYDVFGCWLTDTSLISGNLHRIGDITSCSVLWLNNAFQDVESENVNVVKRLFKIQNLNASTIRTVMVADCSRFDSPELLLDAGAPGAGPGRVFDLSSDSEDQAVDPGPARAKGLRRVLEGRAQPQLSECALETKAAELLAQGHTKPPERSTAAAGNKLLIFTTGCFTYSPHQIGIKQILPHQMTTAGPVLGEGRGSDAFFDALDHVIDVHGHIIGMGLSPDNRYLYVNSRAWPSGSVVADPMQPPPIAEEIDLLVFDLKTMREVKRALRAHRAYTPNDECFFIFLDVSRDFVASGAEDRHGYIWDRHYNICLAKLRHQDVVNSVVFSPQEQELLLTASDDATIKAWRSPRTVRVHQAPRPRPRPFFSWFASQRR, encoded by the exons ATGGACGAGGGGGGCATACCCCTGCTCCCCGACAGCCTCGTTTACCAGATCTTCCTGAACTTGGGCCCGGCCGACGTGCTGGCCGCGGGGCTGGTGTGCCACCAATGGCAGGCCGTGTCCCGGGATGAGTTCCTGTGGAGGGAGCAGTTCTACCGCTACTACCAGGTGGCCCGCAACGTGCCCCGACACCCAG CGGCCACATCCTGGTACGAGGAGTTTCGGCGGCTCTACGACACCGTGCCCTGCGTGGAGGTGCAGACTCTCGAGGAGCACACCGACCAGGTCCTGCACCTCAGCTTCTCCCACTCAGGCTACCAGTTTGCTTCCTGCTCCAAGGACTGCACCGTGAAG ATCTGGAACAATGACCTGACCATCTCGCTGCTGCACAGCGCAGACATGCGGCCCTACAACTGGAGCTACACCCAGTTCTCCCAGTTCAACCAGGACGATTCTCTGCTGCTGGCGTCCGGGGTGTTCCTGGGGCCCCACAACTCCTCCTCGGGCGAGATCGCCGTCATCAGCCTAG ACACCTTCGCCTTGCTGTCCCGGGTGCGCAACAAGCCCTACGACGTGTTCGGTTGCTGGCTCACGGACACCAGCCTGATCTCGGGAAACTTGCACCGCATCGGGGACATCACGTCGTGCTCTGTGCTCTGGCTTAACAACGCCTTCCAG GACGTGGAGTCGGAGAACGTGAACGTGGTGAAGCGGCTTTTCAAGATCCAGAACCTGAACGCTAGCACCATCCGCACCGTCATGGTGGCCGACTGCAGTCGCTTCGACAGCCCGGAGCTCCTGCTGGACGCCGGCGCCCCTGGCGCAGGCCCCGGCCGTGTCTTTGACCTGAGCAGCGACAGCGAGGACCAGGCGGTCGACCCGGGCCCGGCCCGCGCCAAGGGCTTGCGGCGCGTCCTGGAGGGCCGGGCCCAGCCCCAGCTGTCAGAGTGCGCGCTGGAGACCAAGGCGGCCGAGCTGCTGGCCCAGGGCCACACCAAGCCCCCCGAGCGCAGCACAGCCGCCGCCGGCAACAAACTCCTCATCTTCACCACGGGCTGCTTCACCTACTCGCCGCACCAGATCG GCATCAAGCAGATCCTGCCGCACCAGATGACCACGGCGGGGCCCGTGCTGGGCGAGGGCCGGGGCTCCGACGCCTTCTTCGACGCGCTCGACCACGTCATCGACGTGCACGGACACATCATCGGCATGGGCCTGTCCCCCGACAACAG GTACCTGTACGTAAACAGCCGCGCCTGGCCCAGCGGCTCGGTGGTGGCCGACCCCATGCAGCCGCCGCCGATCGCGGAGGAGATCGACCTGCTGGTGTTCGACCTCAAGACCATGCGGGAGGTGAAACGGGCCCTGCGCGCCCACCGCGCCTACACGCCTAATGATGAGTGCTTCTTCATCTTCCTGGACGTCAGCAGGGACTTCGTGGCCAG TGGGGCAGAGGATCGGCACGGCTACATCTGGGACCGCCACTACAACATCTGCCTGGCCAAGCTGCGGCACCAGGACGTGGTCAACTCAGTGGTCTTCAGCCCCCAGGAGCAGGAGCTCCTGCTGACGGCCAGCGACGACGCCACCATCAAAGCCTGGCGCTCGCCACGCACGGTGCGTGTCCACCAGgccccgcgcccgcgcccgcgcccctTCTTCTCCTGGTTCGCCAGCCAGAGGCGCTGA
- the C8G gene encoding complement component C8 gamma chain — MLPPRTASLLTLLLAVGSLGQRAQRPPRPPSPISAIQPTANFDAQRFSGTWFLVAVASACRSLQEQGHRAEATTLHVTPQGAAMAVSTFRKLDGICWQVRQLYGDTGLPGRFLLQARGARGAVDVVVGETDYRGFAILYLERARQLSVKLYARSLPVSESFLSVFEQRVQGANLTEDHTLFFPKYGFCEAADQFHVLDGEWAAPAGRCGRGLAARGSLLVGSRLCCRSEEVRPAAALHQPAAKALEVRHRPPPC, encoded by the exons ATGCTGCCCCCCAGGACGGCATCCCTCCTGACTCTGCTCCTGGCCGTCGGCTCCTTGGGTCAGAGGGCTCAGAGACCCCCTCGGCCCCCGTCCCCCATCAGCGCCATCCAGCCCACGGCCAACTTCGACGCGCAGCGG TTTTCAGGGACCTGGTTCCTTGTGGCCGTGGCCTCTGCGTGCCGCTCCCTGCAGGAGCAGGGCCACCGGGCTGAGGCCACCACACTGCATGTGACTCCTCAGGGTGCAGCCATGGCTGTCAGCACCTTCCGGAAGCT ggaTGGGATCTGCTGGCAGGTGCGGCAGCTCTACGGTGACACGGGGCTCCCAGGTCGCTTTCTGCTCCAAG CCCGAGGCGCCCGAGGGGCGGTGGACGTGGTCGTTGGGGAGACGGACTACCGGGGCTTCGCCATCCTGTACCTGGAGCGGGCGCGGCAGCTGTCGGTGAAGCTGTACG CCCGCTCGCTCCCCGTGAGCGAATCATTCCTGAGTGTGTTTGAGCAGCGGGTCCAGGGTGCCAACCTGACGGAGGACCACACCCTGTTCTTCCCCAAGTATG GTTTCTGCGAGGCCGCGGACCAGTTTCACGTCCTGGATGGTGAGTGGGCAGCGCCGGCGGGGCGGTGTGGCAGGGGGCTGGCAGCACGCGGCTCCCTCCTGGTTGGGTCTCGTCTGTGCTGCAGAAGTGAGGAGGTGAGGCCGGCGGCAGCCCTGCACCAACCAGCAGCCAAGGCCCTGGAGGTGCGGCACCGGCCGCCCCCTTGCTGA